One segment of Brassica napus cultivar Da-Ae chromosome C3, Da-Ae, whole genome shotgun sequence DNA contains the following:
- the LOC106389942 gene encoding mitogen-activated protein kinase 16-like, producing MLSFEPKDMPTSEEALADPYFKNLAKVERELSCQPVTKLEFEFERRRIRKEDVRELGVSRVSPKMLKEYLDGSEPPNFMYPSGNSRNSLLTSRNISRMVLAQHASLGLVFCTLVTTMRRHNRVQWKSLMDSPSVASEIHSDCVVLTGEFLLASLKLFKVLQ from the exons ATGTTGTCTTTTGAACCCAAGGACATGCCTACATCTGAAGAG GCGCTTGCGGATCCGTACTTCAAGAATTTAGCTAAGGTTGAAAGGGAGCTCTCTTGTCAACCCGTCACCAAGCTGGAATTCGAGTTTGAGAGGCGGAGGATTAGAAAAGAGGACGTACGAGAGCTCGGAGTCTCTCGAGTATCACCAAAGATGCTTAAAGAATACTTGGATGGATCAGAGCCACCGAACTTTATGTATCCTAG TGGAAATTCAAGAAACAGTTTGCTTACCTCGAGGAATATTTCAAGAATGGTACTTGCGCAACATGCATCGCTAG GGCTTGTATTTTGTACTCTGGTAACAACCATGCGGCGGCACAACAGAGTTCAGTGGAAGTCACTGATGGACTCTCCAAGTGTAGCATCAGAGATACATAGCGACTGTGTGGTGCTGACAGGAGAGTTTCTATTAGCGTCCCTCAAACTATTCAAG GTGTTGCAGTAG
- the LOC106389940 gene encoding uncharacterized protein LOC106389940, which yields MYPRVKAKDKTINCNQSGSCLNSNYLQSRASENKQEEDLHIIVAKIPKIYIPSVLMSESESKDMKKHIRGAEIEKKRRGAEIEPIQKSKTIPVLRPRAVVSSPDNDALIGSINKSEENKAKTGLKSNGHVSKRASQRKNIDTNVKFSHRPVATKSGTSLKDHK from the exons TGTATCCGAGAGTTAAAGCAAAAGACAAAACTATTAACTGCAACCAAAGTGGTTCTTGTCTGAACTCTAACTATCTCCAATCTCGTGCCTCTG AGAATAAGCAAGAAGAAGATTTGCATATAATTGTGGCGAAGATTCCTAAGATTTACATTCCAAGTGTCCTCATGTCTGAAAGTGAATCCAAGGACATGAAAAAGCATATCAGAGGAGctgaaatcgaaaaaaaaagaagaggagcTGAAATCGAACCGATACAAAAATCCAAAACCATCCCGGTTTTACGCCCACGCGCTGTTGTATCAAGTCCTG ATAATGATGCATTGATCGGAAGCATAAACAAAAGCGAAGAGAATAAAGCTAAGACGGGTTTAAAGAGTAACGGTCATGTCTCAAAAAGGGCTTCGCAGCGTAAGAATATTGATACCAATGTGAAGTTTTCGCATCGCCCAGTCGCTACGAAATCGGGAACCAGTTTGAAGGATCACAAATGA
- the LOC106389941 gene encoding 15.4 kDa class V heat shock protein, protein MDSQTIQPTPWECVQSSQSLSNNQTPQENRIRWSQSPDSHTFSVDLPGLRKEDIKVEIEDSIYLIIRTKTTEISQVRSLKRKFRLPESIDMIGISANYEDGVLTVIVPKRVLLRRSFFIDPSDVPQSLHVLARAA, encoded by the exons ATGGACTCTCAGACAATTCAACCGACACCATGGGAATGTGTTCAATCTTCTCAGTCTCTAAGTAACAACCAAACTCCTCAAGAGAATCGTATCCGTTGGTCTCAGTCTCCAGATTCTCACACTTTCTCTGTTGATCTTCCTG GTTTGAGGAAGGAAGATATAAAAGTGGAGATCGAAGATTCAATATACTTAATCATACGAACGAAAACGACAGAGATATCGCAGGTTAGAAGTTTAAAGAGGAAATTCCGGTTACCGGAATCGATAGATATGATCGGAATATCAGCTAATTATGAAGACGGTGTGTTGACTGTGATTGTACCAAAGAGGGTTTTGCTAAGgagaagtttcttcattgatcctTCTGATGTTCCCCAAAGTCTTCACGTTCTTGCCAGAGCTGCTTAA